In Candidatus Stygibacter australis, the sequence CAATTTTACCATATTAAATATAATTTGATCATGAATAATGCAGAAATTATAAGGAGTATGGTCGATAGACTGCCCAGGGGTTATATATTCACTTATAGTGATATACTATATGATGTGAATAAGATGGAATCTGTTGTAAAAACCCTGAATAGACTGGTTTACAGCGGGAAAATACAGAAGATTTCCAAAGGAAGATTTTATAAACCTCAGCGTAGCATATTTGGAGAACTCAAACCAGAAATCAATGAAATTGTAAAAGACCTGCTAAAAAATGGAAGTAACGTTATTGGCTATATCACCGGTTATACTATCTTCAATGAGCTGGGATTAACTGATCAGGTTAGCAGTACAATTCAAATCAGTAGAAATGAAATACGGCAGTCTTTCCAAAGAGACATCTACGCTATAAGTTTTGTTAAACAAAATAATGTAATTACCAGGGATAAAATACCCCTTTTACAGATTCTGGATTCAATCAGGTATATAAAAAAAATACCAGCAACAACAATTCAAAACTCTTGCTCCAGATTTATAAAAATTATTTCTGATTTCCCTTCTGACAGAATTGTAACGATGATGAAGCTATCCCGGAAGTATCCCCCTTCCACCAGAGCATTGCTGGGAGCAATAATTGACGAATCTCCCTGTAAGATAGATACAAATTCCCTGCTGAAGACTCTTAACCCAATCACAACATATAAAATCCCTGAAGCAGTAAATACACTTAAGTTCTCTAATAAATGGAATATAACATGAATCTGCATATCGATCAAAATTTATTTTCACAAGCTCTGCTGGCATGTTCTCAAAAACTTGGCATTCCAGCCATATATATTAAGAAAGACTACTGGGTAACCTACGTCCTGCAGCTTATATCCAGAAGTGAAGTAAATGAATTTACCATTTTAAAAGGTGGCACTTCCTTATCAAAATGTTTTGATCTTATCAAGCGGTTTTCAGAAGATATTGATTTAGTTATCATCAAAAACGCCGGCGATACAAGTAATACTTTAAAAAGAAAACTGAAATTGATCAGCAAAGTTGTTTCCCATAAGTTACCTGAAGAAAATGTAGCTGGTATTACCAATAAAAAGGGTGTAATAAGGAAGACTGTTCATGTATATCCTAAAACCGCTGTGGGTGCATTTGGACAGGTCAAAGATAAAATCATTATTGAAGCAACTTGCTTAGGCAGTTTTGAACCCTATAATACAACATATGTAAACTCGTATATATTCGATATGCTGAAAACTAATGGTCAAATGGACATGGCTGATAAATTTGATCTGATGCCTTTCAAAATAAAAATCTTAGACCCTGAAAGAACAATTTGTGAAAAAATTATGAGCCTGGTTAGATTTTCTTATGAACCTGATCCCGTAAATCGCCTGAAGGAAAAGATCAGACATTTCTATGACCTTTATATGCTGATTAGTAATTCACGATACAGCACTTTTTTGGAAAGTGATGAATTTGAAAAACTTCTTATAATAGTAGCCGAAACTGATATCCAGAGTTTTAAACATAATAATGCCTGGCTGGCAAATCATCCAGTAAAAGCTTTGATTTTCTCTGATACACTTTCTGTGGCAAAGGAATTGAAAGTTACTTATGAAAAAGAATTCAGAAATCTGATCTATGGAGATTTCCCTGACTACCAAGACATCATTGATAATATAATTAAAATAAAAAATAGAATCCAAAAGATCAGATGGCATATAAATCTGGAAACCTGATCTTTTTCCACTTCAAATTTAATTTTTTAATCTAACTTGATCTTTCCTCTCCTACATTTACTCCAAAATCACTTTTTTATATCCCTTATTTTACATATTATATTAACTTTTAGCGGACATTTTTTAGCCATGTAAGTGTATAACAGGTGTAACAACAAAGCACAATATAACAAAAAAATGTCACTATGTGCTTTGTTGTTCTACCTTTAAGATACCAGAGGGATACTTGATTTTGTATTTATATATGATATATATAATTATATAGTTATTTAGGTACTTTAGTATAATATTGTAACAAATTTATAGTTCTAATGCTGAAAAATATTCCTGATCAGGAGTTATGTTTGATTAATATTTTATTATATATTATATTATTATATTCAGTAGGTTATTAGAAGGCAGGTGTTGGAAAAACTGTACAATCTAAGTTATTGGAAATTATACTTATCTGAGACCTTGCGCATGGTGCTTGCACCTCCGCAATGATTGACCGTTATTAGCAAGGTATTTTTATTGCTAAATGGGTTATTTGTTAAGACTTATAAGTTGCTATTCCTTGATCAACCATTGCGAAGGTTTTCAACCATACGCAAGGTCTTGGCTGGGAGGGATATTTCTTGACCGATATTTGCAGAAAATATTGAAGGGAAGGGTTTTAATATGATAAAAAGGAGTTACTTTGTCCTCAACAATATTTACTCATTGTGATTTTGATGGAGCTGCTTCGGCAGCAATCGTTAGTTACTGCCTGAAAACTGATCAATTTCATTTTGCCACACCGGTTAATATCTACAGGCAGGCTGTTTCTGTGCAGGATATCATCTGTGATCTGCCCTATATCAGTGGCTGTCAGCTCTGGTTTGATCATCATGCCACCAATATTCAGGAATTGAAAGATCGCGGCTTGAACCCGGAGAATATTGAGGGTGCAAACCGGATCGCTCCCAGTGCGGCACAGGTGGCTTTTGAATATTTTTCACTCACGCAAGAACTGCCGGACTATTTCAAAGATCTTGTGAAGGCAGCTAACATTGTGGATACAATGGATTATGATTCCATCGAAAGCTGGTTAAGTCCAGATCCCATGAATATTTTAAATGATACTATAAATATTAATAGTGAATCATATCCGGCAATGAGCCATCATCTTGCCTGGCTTACGCGTCAATTGCGTGATGAGCCTTTGGAAGCTGTGACTGCTTCTGACAAAATCCAGAGCAGGTGGAAGCAAAAACTGGTTACACGGGAAAAAGATATTGAATTTATCGAGAAACTGCATAGTTTTATCCCGGACGATGAGGACAAACAGATAGTAGTGATTGATTGCTCAAATCTGTCCTTTTCTCCCAAATTCAATAAGACCTTAGCACTTGTGGTTCAGCCAGAGGCACAGTATATCCTGCTGATAGCCAATGAAGTGTCCTATGGCAGGAAAACCAATAATCTCAAGATCTCAGTAGCTAAGAATTTCCTTACTCCTTCTGATAAGCAGTTAGGCGTATTTATGGAGGAATTAAAACTGGGTGGTGGACATGATAATGCTGCTGGAGGAGTGATCAGAGCTGGTAGTAAAAATGAGCGGATGCGCAAACTGAAGGACTTTCAGCTTGATCTGCTGGATTATATTAATTCTTCAGTTTAGTTATTGGTAAATATCGGATTCGTGTAGGCGGTGAAGCCGTTGGTGGTTATCAGGCTCATGCGGATATAGCCATTTGCAGGCAGGGCAATATTAACGGGGCAGGCTACTGGAAAACGAAATTCAGTGCCAGTATTCAAATCACCGCGATAACAATAGATAGTATCAATTTCACCAAATTCCGGGGTAGTCCGGGCATCATATTCCACGCTGCCATGACGGAGTGGACAGGTTTCTCCCATTTGCCATTTATCTTCCAATTGATGAATATAAAGAGCAAGAAAAGGACCATTGGAGACGATCATCCTGCCGGCAGCAAGAGCCGGGAGCGGATCATTTGAAACGGATTCAAAGACGGTCATCCATCTGCCAAATATCTGTTTATGCGTCTCCCAGAGAGTCACAAAGGGAAAACTGATCTGGCGCATGATATTAAAATTACCATGAGCATCATTTCCGGCAGTGATAAATAACTTTTTGCCCTTTAGCAGGTATTCAGTCCAGGTGAGGATATTCTTTTCAATCTTATTGGGTTCATCGCTGTTGATTAATTGGAGGATATTAATATTGCTTTGCTGATAATCATCAAGAGACCAGTTACCCCGCCTGAGAGTGAGTTTTTGTGCAAGAGGCACTTTTTCGAGAGGATGAGCAGCAATGAAGAGGTTTTCTGAGTTTTTATATTGGGGAATTTCTTTTAAACTGTGTTGATGTTTATTTTTTCCCCACACTTCAGCACTATCACCATGACCATCGATAAATTCCTTCTGGTTCAATGCCAGCAGGTGAACATTTTTGCCTTTGCTGTTGCCTATAGAAACCTCTTCTCCAGCAATTACACGAACTTCCGGGCTATCCTTTTCATTACATTCCTGCAACATATCGTGCCATTTTGGTAAAGCTGGGTCATTTTTGGTGAAATCATCTATCATGTCATCAAGGTCATAGGAATGGTCAGTTACGCAGAACCAGCTTAAGCCCAGAGCTTTAGCCATCGTTATCGTTGAGCTGATATCTGCTCCAAACTCCACCTGGTCGCTGGTATAATTTGAATGATAATGAATATCACCCGCAAACCAGTTTTCCGGCAGAGGTAAGCCATGGGCAGCAAGAAAAGTGCGAAAGGGCTTTTTAGATATGCCGGGGAAGTTATCATTTTTTACTTTTAGTGGTTTATTTCTGCAGGTAAGTTCAAAAATGATATTAATAAACACTTCACTATCGGGTATAAATGAAGATATATTAATAAAGAGCTGTCTGGAAAACCACCTATCTTGTACTTGAATATCAAGCTCAAAAGTTTCCTGCGCTAGGTTGCCCTGGGCGTCAAAAAGCTCAACGATGATCTTATGTAAGTGAACCGGATACTTATCAGCATCTTTGATAATGATCACCAGGGGGAGAGAATCGTTTTTTTCAAGTGCCAGACGATGTGGCAGGTCAGCAATGATTTCCGGTTGACGCCTGTAATACACGGGATAGAGCCAAGGCAGATGATAATGCAGTTCTGCATACCCAAACGCTATTAAAGGTATCAGATTGAACTCAGGAATATTTATCATATGTCAAAAAAAAGACCTTCTCAAGGAAGGTCTTAAATTTATTAATAGAATTATTTATGGCAGCCAGGCGGAATCAAATGTGCTTGTGGAAACCTTGTCATCTCCCAGTGCCCAGGGACCGCGTGGCAGATAATAAAATATTTTTGCACCTTCAATACCAAACTTTTCATTCGTGGTGGCAACCGCTGTGGAATCTGTCAAAGTATAGTCAAAAATGTATTCACCATCAGTTTTTCTCAGGCTTCCATCTTCAATATTGAGCATTGATACATCAAAGGCATAATATCCATTCTCCGGATCATTATAAAACTGCACATCTTTTTGGGCAATAAGTTGTAAATTATAGACAGCTTCATCGATCATCTTGTGATTTTTACTGCTCATTGAAAGCGGCACAATTATTGTGAATGCAATACCCACAATCATGATTATCATTAATAATTCCACCAGTGAAAATTTCTTTTCAACACTGATTTCATTTATCTCAGCCATGTTACCTCCAGGCAAATTTCTTTTTAGAATTTTAAATCCATTTATACCACTCAAAATGTCAATCAATTTCTCAAAATCTGTTTTATCTGAACTAATGAGACGGTTCAATTCTCACCAGTCAAGATTACTGTTTACATTATAAATTGCTCCTTTAATACTCAAAATTCTAATACAAAAATTTATCAACCGCGAAATCCGCTAAAAGTACGCGAAAAAATGTAAGAAAATAAAAAAATGAATAATGCGGTTCAAGATTAAATTTATTATCATCTTATTTCTTGTTCTTCCTTTCGCGCTAATTCGCGGTTTCTTGATGAGCTGTAAGCTTGCGAAAGCTATTAGTGGTTAATAAATCTTACATTTTCTTCTATTATAAATAGTTCGTTTTGTTAGTCTTGTTCGTTGCTTAAAAAATATCTTACATTACATTGTCCGTGTTAATCCGTGCAATCCGTGGCTAATTCTTAAATAATAAATCAGACCAGGGATGGTCTGGATACGCAGCATAAATCTTTGGCTTAGGTGGTTTATTCCTCCCAACATTCCGGAAATTTATCCATTCCACTACGTAAAGGTACGCTCCGCTCTGCGTTACCGCTCCGCCCTTTTCTCCATTACATTGATCAATTTCTTTTTTTTAGCTCAAAAAAGAAATATTTCTATTTTGAACTATGACTCATACGGAAGCCAATAAGGTTGCTGTAACCGGCAGGGCTGCTGCTGATGCGAAAAGCTACCCGACAGCGAAGGGCAATGCCGTACCAGCAACCACCCCGAAGCACACGGTCAGAGCCCGATGACGGTCCACTCGGATTTGTCTGTGATTCAAGGCTAATAACTGCATACCAATCATTACACCACTCCCAGACATTACCGCTCATGTCATAAATCCCTAATTCATTTTCTTTTTTCTCACCCGCACTATGTGTTTTACTTACTGAATTATTGGAATACCAGGCTACCTGTCCAATATCATTACTACCTGAATATTTGTACCCATCGCTTTTATTACCACCACGAGCAGCAAACTCCCATTCAGCTTGAGTAGGCAGCCTGCCACCTGCCCATTCACAATACGATGTTGCATCATTCCAGCTTACATGTATTACCGGATGCGAATAATCACTTCTACTTCTCGCCTTCCCTTTTACATCATCTTTCCAGGTTACTCCATTTTTCTTTACCCAACTTCCATCATAAATGTAGCTATAACCATTCTTCTCTGCATCGGTTTTGTAGTTGGAAGCGTCTATAAACTTTTTAAATTCTGCTACAGTCACCTCATACTTACCTATATAAAAATCACTCACAGTCACAATCACGCTATATATCGACATTCCTTGATAATCATCATTAAAGCCCATACTGAATGTCCCTCCTTCCACAAACACAAGTCCTTCAGGAACTTCGCTTCCCGCTTTCTCTACAACCTGATTATTAATTATCTCACAGTATAAAAAACTCACAATCAATAATAAAATTATAATTGCATAAATTATTCTCATTCTTATCATTACCTCCTTATTTCTGCTCATCGAATTAAATATCAAAAAAAATATGTCAATCAAAATATCAATCAATTTCTCAAAATCTGTTTTATCTGAACTAATGAGACTTTCAATTCTCACCAGCCAAGATTATTGTTTACATTATAAATTGCTCCTTTAACGCTCAAAATTCTAATACAAAAATTTATCAACCGCGAAATCCGCTAAAAGTACGCGAAAAAATGTAAGAAAATAAAAAAATGAGAAATGCAGCTCAATATTAAATGTATTATAATCTTATTTCGCGTTCTTCCTTTCACGCTATTTAGCGGTTAAAGAATCTTTCATTTTCTTCTAATATAAATAGTTCATTTTGTTAGGGTTGTCTTGATGAGCTGTAATATATGAAAGCAATTCGTTGCTTAAAAAAATCTTACATTACATTCTTCCGCTTGCCAAACCGTAATAGTATCGAAGGCTGGTGAATTCAGTGTGTTCAGTAGTTGATGATTCTTACATTACATTATCTGTAAAATTAACCATTGCGAAGGTTTAGCAACCATTCGCAAGGTCTTCTTATCCGTGTTCATCCGTGCAATCCGTGGCTAAGATTCTTCAATAAATCAGACCAGGGATGGTCTGTATACGCATTATATATCTGTAGCTTAGGTGGTTTATTCTCCCGCATCTACGCCCCTCGTAGACCGTGTCGTAGCCTTGGCAGCGTAAGCGAAGGATGGACCTGTGAATACACCGGTGGTCCACATCTGCTTAAATGGGGAATACAATAAAAAAGAGCTCCTTACGAAGCTCTTTATTTTTTTTTGATATACTTAATTATTTCAGAAGTACTGCCTTGCTGAGCTGAGTAATACCATCCGCCTGGAATTTGATGAAATATATTCCTGAAGGCTGCTGAGCGGCATCCCAGGTGATAGAATGTGAGCCGGCAGGTAATTCCTGATCAATTACTGATGCTATTTTTTGACCTTTAAGATTATATACTTCAATGGTAGTATAAGAAGATTCTTTCAGGTTAAAGCTCAAAGTAGTTTCAGGATTGAAAGGATTGGGATATATCTCCTGCAGACAGGTTTGTGATGTAATCTGATCTTCATTTTCTCCCGTATTTTCCAGCATGATATCCATCTCAATATCTTCAACAATTAATATATCTTCCAGATCATAATCCTCATAGCCATTACGGGAAATATGCAGATCATATACTCCGGGATTCACAGTATAATCAGCCAGACCTTGAGCATCTGAATTAGAATTATAAGTATGATAGAAGCCCGTAAGGCTGGTGATGCAATACTGCAAGGGATTACCATCAGGATCAGTGATATAGAAATCAGCTTCAAATGTTGGTGGGTCATCTTTGTCTAAGCCATTTGAGAAAGTAGCTATTGATTCTACACCATTAGTGTGCTGACAACGCACAGCATAATGCCAGGTACCTTCATCCAGATACCACCAGGTAGTGTCTGTATATGTGGTATCCTGCAGGTTTTCTGCTACTACTTCCCACTCGTCTGGATCAGTGATATCTGCATGCACCATTCTGAATAGTTTATATCCTTCCAGTTCTCTATTTAAAGGAGGACCAATATTCAATCCATAAGCTCTTAGCATTAAATTACCGGCATCAGGATAACCACTGATATCATTCCAGACATTGGTTTCAAAGTCAGTAGTGGAAAATTGAGTACCAGGTTGGAATACCCAGGGTTCTCCATCACCATCGTCCATTCCCAGATCTGTCCAGCGGTTGGGTGTGCTGATCCCCACAAAGAAACCATTTGGCGCTGAAACCGGGGTGGGCAGAGTATAGGTTCTCCACTGATTGTTTACATTTGGAATTAATCCTGATTCATATAGTATATTATCAGAATTAGGCATACCATTACTTGTTATCCCAAAGATCTTGATCTTTACAGTTGGATGAGTATGAGCATTGGTAAGAAACCATTTCACCTGATTTACTATAGCATAATATTCGTGTACTGCACCAATCACAGCTCGAGGTGCATTAATACCAATTTCATCATGAACATTTCCGTCATCATAACGGAATTCATAAGTACTGCCACCACCTGGGGTATTCCATGATACCTGGGTGGAGAATTCATCTAATATGGCAGCATTTACATTTCCCGCGGGACTGGTGGTTTCTTCAAGGATAATATCCTCAACTTCCAGATTTACGCTTTCTACTTCAATCAAAACTGTGTAATCGAAAAAATTTTCTGCTTCCACATCCACTGTATATTCCTGATTAGCAAATACTTCTGTGAATTCATAATATCCCGTGGAATCTGTAGTTGTGGAATGATTGCCATTACCTGTAAGCTCAATATCCGCATCAGCAAGACCATTAACAAGATCATCAGAACCATACACATATCCATAAACAGTTACAGGTCCAATTAAAGTAATAGTTCCCAGATCAATATTATCCTGCTCAACATCAATAGTCTGAGTATAAATATTGTGATCAGGGTAGTCAATACTGATCTCATAATCTTCATTAGCATATATCGCATCAATTGTGAAATTACCAAGTGAATCAGTATCTGTGGTGTGATAAGCATAACCTGTAAGGTCAATATCGGCATTTAACAATCCCGTTTCCGGATCAAGATTGCTGACAACATGCCCCGTTAGATTGACAGGTGAAATCAAAGTAAGCGTTCCCAGATCGATATCTTCGTCCTGCACATCAACTACAGCCAGATAGGGATTATGATTAGGGTAGGTAATTTCCAGGTTATATTCTTCCAGAGAATAAACACTGGTTATCAGGAATTGACCATTAGCAGCGGTTTGCACATTATGGGTTTCATAACCATCCAGAGTAACCTGAGCACCTGCTTGTCCTGAATCAGGATAGGCAGTAGTATTCACCCAGCCCGTGATATCTACAGGAGCAATTAAAGTGATCGTTCCCAGATCAATATCATCCTGGACAATATTGACCATTTCTGTATGGACATGATGATTTGTGAAAGAAATGGTGAGTTCATATACTTCATTAGCATATATCCCATCAATCTCAAAATCTCCCAGGGAATCAGTTACAGTATTATGAGTGTCAAATCCGGTAAGCTGCACGGTTGCTCCTTCCACTCCTACTCCGGGTTCAAGATTTGTAACCACATGACCAGTGAGACTTACAGGTGATATCAGGGTAAGAGTACCAAGATCAATATTATCACCTTCGACTATTACATTTGCCTCATAGGGATTATGATTATCATAAGTAATTTCAAGACTGTAATTTTCATTTGCATACAGATCGGGGATTATAAACTGACCATTAGCAGCAGTATTTGTTGTGTGGGTGGCATAACCCTCCAGTGTAACCTGAGCTCCAGCAAGACCTGAATCAGGATCAGCAGTGGTATTCACAAGCCCCGTGATCGTTATCGGTTCAAAAATAGACATAGTTCCGCAATTATAATTTTCTTCCTCAATTTCAATAGAATCATAATAGGGATTATAATTAGGTTTTGTAATGGATAATTCATAAGTATTACTGCTGAAAACCCCCGGAATCAGGAATTGTCCATTTGCAGCAGTTTGACCTTCATAATCAGCAAATCCTTCCAGATTTATCGTAGCTCCCTGCACCGGCTCACCATCAAGCTCTGAAATCACAGTACCGCTAACCATCACTTCCACATATTCCTGCAGATTAAAGTCCACAGTAACTGTTTCTCCTGCGATTACAGTTGCATTTGTCATATCAAAGCCATAACCATCTAATGAAGCAAAAAATGGATGATACCCTTCAGGAACAGCAACAATCGTATAGGAACCGCCAGGGGCAGTAAGGGCACTCATACCTACATCCTCGATCAGAACTTCAGCTCCTGTCAATGGTATGCCACTGGCATTATAAACATGCCCTGAAACCACTCCGACCGGACTGGGATCACCTACGATCTCTACATCATCTAATACTACTCCATGTCCCCAGTGACATTCTGCTTCAAAGGCTACAAAATATGAACTGGTTTCACTCTGCAGATTAATATTTACATGGGTCCAGGCAGTAATATTGGTATCATAAGTCGCTATCAGTGACCAGTCATCATCCGGTTCAGTTTTATAATATATTTTCAGAATGTCCTGTGAGGTTTGCCAGGCTACATGGGCGTACCAGAAACTTAATGTAGCACTATTTGAGCCACCAATATTCAGCATAGGTGTTACCAGTTTTGTTATGCAGCTTTCACCATAAATATAAGCATTACGAGCTCCCGAATGTGGTGCTGCTGGATTACCGTTATGTCCACCGGCATAAGGCATCCAGGAAATATTACTGTTTTCATATTCCTGTGTCCAGCCAGTTGGCAT encodes:
- a CDS encoding DUF6088 family protein; its protein translation is MVDRLPRGYIFTYSDILYDVNKMESVVKTLNRLVYSGKIQKISKGRFYKPQRSIFGELKPEINEIVKDLLKNGSNVIGYITGYTIFNELGLTDQVSSTIQISRNEIRQSFQRDIYAISFVKQNNVITRDKIPLLQILDSIRYIKKIPATTIQNSCSRFIKIISDFPSDRIVTMMKLSRKYPPSTRALLGAIIDESPCKIDTNSLLKTLNPITTYKIPEAVNTLKFSNKWNIT
- a CDS encoding nucleotidyl transferase AbiEii/AbiGii toxin family protein, whose amino-acid sequence is MEYNMNLHIDQNLFSQALLACSQKLGIPAIYIKKDYWVTYVLQLISRSEVNEFTILKGGTSLSKCFDLIKRFSEDIDLVIIKNAGDTSNTLKRKLKLISKVVSHKLPEENVAGITNKKGVIRKTVHVYPKTAVGAFGQVKDKIIIEATCLGSFEPYNTTYVNSYIFDMLKTNGQMDMADKFDLMPFKIKILDPERTICEKIMSLVRFSYEPDPVNRLKEKIRHFYDLYMLISNSRYSTFLESDEFEKLLIIVAETDIQSFKHNNAWLANHPVKALIFSDTLSVAKELKVTYEKEFRNLIYGDFPDYQDIIDNIIKIKNRIQKIRWHINLET
- a CDS encoding CehA/McbA family metallohydrolase — protein: MINIPEFNLIPLIAFGYAELHYHLPWLYPVYYRRQPEIIADLPHRLALEKNDSLPLVIIIKDADKYPVHLHKIIVELFDAQGNLAQETFELDIQVQDRWFSRQLFINISSFIPDSEVFINIIFELTCRNKPLKVKNDNFPGISKKPFRTFLAAHGLPLPENWFAGDIHYHSNYTSDQVEFGADISSTITMAKALGLSWFCVTDHSYDLDDMIDDFTKNDPALPKWHDMLQECNEKDSPEVRVIAGEEVSIGNSKGKNVHLLALNQKEFIDGHGDSAEVWGKNKHQHSLKEIPQYKNSENLFIAAHPLEKVPLAQKLTLRRGNWSLDDYQQSNINILQLINSDEPNKIEKNILTWTEYLLKGKKLFITAGNDAHGNFNIMRQISFPFVTLWETHKQIFGRWMTVFESVSNDPLPALAAGRMIVSNGPFLALYIHQLEDKWQMGETCPLRHGSVEYDARTTPEFGEIDTIYCYRGDLNTGTEFRFPVACPVNIALPANGYIRMSLITTNGFTAYTNPIFTNN
- a CDS encoding type II secretion system protein — translated: MAEINEISVEKKFSLVELLMIIMIVGIAFTIIVPLSMSSKNHKMIDEAVYNLQLIAQKDVQFYNDPENGYYAFDVSMLNIEDGSLRKTDGEYIFDYTLTDSTAVATTNEKFGIEGAKIFYYLPRGPWALGDDKVSTSTFDSAWLP
- a CDS encoding SUMF1/EgtB/PvdO family nonheme iron enzyme yields the protein MIRMRIIYAIIILLLIVSFLYCEIINNQVVEKAGSEVPEGLVFVEGGTFSMGFNDDYQGMSIYSVIVTVSDFYIGKYEVTVAEFKKFIDASNYKTDAEKNGYSYIYDGSWVKKNGVTWKDDVKGKARSRSDYSHPVIHVSWNDATSYCEWAGGRLPTQAEWEFAARGGNKSDGYKYSGSNDIGQVAWYSNNSVSKTHSAGEKKENELGIYDMSGNVWEWCNDWYAVISLESQTNPSGPSSGSDRVLRGGCWYGIALRCRVAFRISSSPAGYSNLIGFRMSHSSK
- a CDS encoding carboxypeptidase regulatory-like domain-containing protein, which produces MKKILLAVLLICWVFLMAETVIDESFDSPTMPTGWTQEYENSNISWMPYAGGHNGNPAAPHSGARNAYIYGESCITKLVTPMLNIGGSNSATLSFWYAHVAWQTSQDILKIYYKTEPDDDWSLIATYDTNITAWTHVNINLQSETSSYFVAFEAECHWGHGVVLDDVEIVGDPSPVGVVSGHVYNASGIPLTGAEVLIEDVGMSALTAPGGSYTIVAVPEGYHPFFASLDGYGFDMTNATVIAGETVTVDFNLQEYVEVMVSGTVISELDGEPVQGATINLEGFADYEGQTAANGQFLIPGVFSSNTYELSITKPNYNPYYDSIEIEEENYNCGTMSIFEPITITGLVNTTADPDSGLAGAQVTLEGYATHTTNTAANGQFIIPDLYANENYSLEITYDNHNPYEANVIVEGDNIDLGTLTLISPVSLTGHVVTNLEPGVGVEGATVQLTGFDTHNTVTDSLGDFEIDGIYANEVYELTISFTNHHVHTEMVNIVQDDIDLGTITLIAPVDITGWVNTTAYPDSGQAGAQVTLDGYETHNVQTAANGQFLITSVYSLEEYNLEITYPNHNPYLAVVDVQDEDIDLGTLTLISPVNLTGHVVSNLDPETGLLNADIDLTGYAYHTTDTDSLGNFTIDAIYANEDYEISIDYPDHNIYTQTIDVEQDNIDLGTITLIGPVTVYGYVYGSDDLVNGLADADIELTGNGNHSTTTDSTGYYEFTEVFANQEYTVDVEAENFFDYTVLIEVESVNLEVEDIILEETTSPAGNVNAAILDEFSTQVSWNTPGGGSTYEFRYDDGNVHDEIGINAPRAVIGAVHEYYAIVNQVKWFLTNAHTHPTVKIKIFGITSNGMPNSDNILYESGLIPNVNNQWRTYTLPTPVSAPNGFFVGISTPNRWTDLGMDDGDGEPWVFQPGTQFSTTDFETNVWNDISGYPDAGNLMLRAYGLNIGPPLNRELEGYKLFRMVHADITDPDEWEVVAENLQDTTYTDTTWWYLDEGTWHYAVRCQHTNGVESIATFSNGLDKDDPPTFEADFYITDPDGNPLQYCITSLTGFYHTYNSNSDAQGLADYTVNPGVYDLHISRNGYEDYDLEDILIVEDIEMDIMLENTGENEDQITSQTCLQEIYPNPFNPETTLSFNLKESSYTTIEVYNLKGQKIASVIDQELPAGSHSITWDAAQQPSGIYFIKFQADGITQLSKAVLLK